The region ACTCACTGCCGCCATCTAGTGTCCACAAGTATCTGCTATCATTCTGTGGGTTTACAGGACGATGGAGCGATCTCTGTGTGCTTGTTTGCTTGTTAATGTGTACCTATGCGtgcttgtttgtatgtgtttcaaAGAGCTGAGAGAACAGAGAAGAGTGATCCAGATGGATTTAGATCTTCCAAGTCCCCTCCTTCCTCGCCCCctctcatcttcctccttctcctcctcctcctcttcctcttcctctgtgtctgcCCCGCCACCCAACAGCCAAAGGTTTACAAACCCTTCCAGGTGGGTATTCAAAGTCTGAAAAACCTATAGTAAAGAATATGAATCATTTCAAAGCAGGTGTTGATTTCCAATCCCCGGGACGTCTCTGCAGATCTTCAGCTGGACTTGGGACCCCTCACCCCAGGGCCGGCCCCCCAGACCTGAGACCCCGCCCACCGGACCAGAGACTCCGcccactctcctctctgtccctcgttAAGCCGAGCCCGCCGCCCAGGGCTCCCCCGACGAGGCCCCGCTCTGCGACGTCGCTGTGGCCCCCCCGGGGGTCCTCTTCGACCAGGACTGGAGATCTGCAGCCTGGCGGCCTGCTGCCCCACCCCAGTGAAGCAGCTCTCAGACCAGCAGCGACCAGCACCCAGAGGGGCGCCAGAAGGCAGATTAGTCCCCGTAGTCTGAGTGTGGATCAGAGGCACAATGCCAAGGGCGGCGAGAACAATGTATCCCCGGTGTCGGACGTCACTCACGGGGACCAaagggagagaaacacagatCTCAATCCATTATCAATGActgatggagaaggagaagacggCACAAGGAGAGATATCACCAATGGTGGTCTGTGTTACACTATGAATCACTATTTAAAGTCTGTGACTGAGGATTCACACACACCaaaggatgatgatgatagaaGGAGTATGGTTGGTTCAGTGGCTTGTCCAATTAGAGCCAATCGGGGACAGACCAGCAGTGCTGTATTCCTCACTAAACCGTTCCAGCCACTACCTCCTACAGTACCAAAGCTGACCACCGGAGAGCGCCATTTAGTCAGACGCATTTCGTTGAAGCACGAAAAGGTGCTTTACATACAATGAATATATCGATTTTTATCAACTTTAATgccactttattgtcattgcaccgACAATTTGGTCAATAAAGTTGTCTAATATTTCCATTTCAAATTGTAATTTTCTTTAATTACCAGCCAGGTCTCCAGAAGAATATAGTTTGAATATTTTCAATATTTGATTTAGCTTCTTTTAAATGGCTTTAAAACCAAGTTGGAAGGAACAATAATATTTAATGAAGGTTTGTGCCATTGCAGTGTTAGCATTTAGATCACTTAGCACTATACAACTATGCTCATCTGTTGCATAATACGctacttatgtttttattctccTCCAAACTCTGAAGATTGCAATCTTTGAGGGATTGTACGTGCTGTTCAGAGAACTCTTGCCACGGCCTGGACAGCGCACAGAGGAAAAACCAATAGAGGACCTAAATGTCTTTGAATATGCGACACACTGCTGGGCATATCTCCTATCGACAGCAGGGGTACGATGGTATTTTATCAGTCTTGACTTCTTGTGTTCAGCTATGGATCACGTGCATTCACTATTTTAATCCATCGACCAGGATCAGTCAATGGATGCATTGCAAAAGAAAAAGGCGGTAATAAAGAGCGTAATagttaaaacatttgaaagagTTGAAAAACGCAGAGAGATCGTTAAAGAGCTCGACGTTTTGATAGTTGAATGCTTTCTGTAGCTGAAAGTATGCAGGAGCAGTTGACTGCACAAAAAAAGGGAATAattaaaacttaagaagaaTTAGTAGATGGGCTTGCAGTAGCAACCACACTAATGAAGTAACAAAATGACAAAAGAGAAACATAGATTGATGGATGGGGCATTTATCTAAACAAATGTTAAATAATGCTTCCCCTGCTTTGCATTTGTCTTTCGTACAGAACTGGTAATCGTTCAGATGACCACATGTTTGTCACTTGCAGGACTCCAAAGGAAGCAATACTGGTAAGATCTACCTTCTAAACCTGCAGTGTAGTGTTTGTCTCcataaacacaacatgttaaGCAGCCGAAAGCTGCAGGTGCTTTATTCATACCTCAACGAACAAACAAGTTCACCCACCATAAGAAGAGTCATCAAACCAGGGCCCTTCTTAAAGGGGCCACGCTTAATACTGGCACAAACGGGAATTAGGGAATTATGcggttctgtctgtgtgtgtacatcataCACCACACACGTCCCCCAGAATTCACCAAAACCTGCCAGGGGCACGTAGCCCGCGGCCAAAAGGACTCCTGGGCCGCTGGCCAGCTCGCCAAGAGGACTCTGAACCCCCATCCGGCAGTTCAGACAAGGCTGCCGTCCCAACGCCTGTGGGCAGTGGAGGCGGGGCCAGTAGGCCCACGGCGATGTGGTCCGCCCTACCCCCTCTATCGCCAATGACAGCCTAAGCCCCCGGCTCAACTACCCGGAAAAGGTCCATGGTAGGGCGTCTGCAGTGGTCGTTGGTATCGTTGGGCATCGGTAGCAGGGTTGAAGGGGCCGGGACCCGAAGTGACTGACCGTACACCGACTCGGTGGCAGAGGAATGAAGGTCCTCCTCGGGTGCGGCCCTGAGCCCCTGACCCACGGGAGTCGTTCGCACCGGCCCTCGGCCTCGAGGCTGGCTCTCAGGGCGGCCCTCCTCTATGTTTAATGACGCAggtgggagggaaggaaggtTTGACTTTGAAATGTCGTTCCAGTCTTAAAACCATTTCCCAGTTTTGACCTTTTGTGCTCGGACCTGCTAGCTCATTAATTGCAAGGCTCTTGGATCAAGTTGTCTGctgaatgaataaatagtaataGTACAGCAATGACTTGTATACACTGCAATACTGGTACAGTATGTGGTGGCATTGATATGTTTTGTAGGTGCTGATGGATACCAGTTCCTCCATGGTGGAGGAATGCTATGGTGAACTGAAAATGAAGAAGATGGACGCTGTGAAGGAGCTGTTTGACAGTTTTGCAACAAGGACCATGGCCTATGATTTCCATCACATGATTGGCCTTGCGAGCTTCAGCTCAAAAGTGACCGTCATACATACATTTACTGAAAATCTGGAAAAGTTCAAGGTAGTTTTTAACATTATATCAAACCAATTAGTTGTAAAGGCCAACAGAcgtttttatttaacattttactCTATTCATCttcaatagacctctgaagaataagtcccgcctccgaggctccggttccatcggtcaaatgtctatgggaaataataatttcccatagacatttaaccgatggaaccaggagccttggaggcgggacttattcttcagaggtctattgttTTCCCTAACTTAACGGTGCTGTGGGTtagatttaagagctattatttgagtgtaattggTAAAAAATTCAGCCATCCGTCAGCTTTTAGTGAGCGAACCGCAGGAATATCTGTTTCGAGACAATTTTACATTTCAGATTCCCACCGGCTAATTTGTGACAAATCACTACATTtcttctgtgattggttgcctgtcaatcacatttATGTGAATGTTAGACTCCTCAATGGTGAAAGAATATTTAGATTTCGATAATTGTTCAGGAAACATACTTCATGCTTTACAAATGAGGCTCTTCTGGGACAGCATAACTTGATGAAAGGCAGTATACACTAGACCTGACTGTTAATACAGGAACATCTGCGTGAGCTTCAACCAAGTGGATCCACTCTTCTGTACGATGCCCTACAACGTGGAGTCAAAGAACTGATCACAGTGAAGCAGAGGTTCCCTCAATGTAGACTCCGCATCATATGTCTTACGGATGGAAACGATTTGGGGTAAATTCCTATTTGTGTGCAAAATACCTTATCTAGTCCATAAGCAGTGAAGTGACCATGCTTTCTCACAACCTTCATGCGAGGTCAAGCACCGACCACAAACTTTGtttaatttataaaaaaatgtacATGCACAAGATGCttgcattacatttatatacCATATTAATCTATACTTTGTTTATATAGTGTTCATATAGATGTGTTTGGTCTATTTATCCCATTGCTCACAAAGGTCGATGGCAAAAACTGAAACCGTTACACTAAATGATCCAATCCAACATCGTTCTGGATTCCATCCTGCTCGGAGATGTAGACAACCACACACTTCACGGAATCAGCAATGCCACAGGTAGAGCTTCTAATTTCATTAGCCATTAACCCTAGTCAAAACATAGCATATATTCAATGTATTAATACTTTGCATACAAAACTTTGATTAGGAGGTTGTTGTTTCAAGCCTGAAACAAGTAGGGATGGCCTGAAACTTTTTGAGATTGAAACGGTTCTCTCTCTGGAAATGCGAAAACCTTAGGAAAAACTAGATCCATCCGCCATCACAAGCGAGGTGAGTTGCAATACTTGCAGTACCCTAACATTCATATTTGTTCTCATTTGTCTTTCATTTTTCTGTCCACTAGAGTGTTTTAAGTAGCATCTTTGCACATCACGGCTACGATGACCTCCCAGAGACTACTCTGCCAAGCTATTTCAACGACAAAGTGACCGTCACAGAGAAGTATGTCCAAACCAGCTGACCACTTTGCTTTCCCCCCGTGCCTTGTGGTTCTTAGTCCCCCTGCCAGGCTTCCCCTACTGAACTAAACGCACACTTCTTTCACCACAGTGCATTAAAAAAGAAGATCCAGGAATCTAAGAAATCGAAATTGATGGAGAAGGACAAACGTATACTAGAGGAGTTGAGACGCTTGCACTGTGAGCCTCATCCCTACTTCACCATCTTCCCCTCCGAGTCCGACTTCAGTAAGTTGCAATCATGCCCACTAGGACAAAGTAATATCATCTTTCATTGCCATGTATATGTACGGGTGGTGCGCACATCCAAAGGTAATCCAAAGGTGCTAGACAATAGTATTGAATATAAGAGAAAGGCGGGTCTGTACACTGTTTAAATGCTCCAATAGTAGATTTATTAACAGCAACGTTTCGATCGCTAGGGATCTTCATCAGGCTAATATACCTACCGTACGTGTACTCCGCACAAGCTTTCTAAGTAATGTATAACAGTCATGATTTCTGATTCCTAACTGATATGTCTGATTCCTAACTGTTACTTCTAACTTTCTATAGCTTTTTGGAAGATTCTGATGCAGGGTCCTCCTGACACACCTTATGAAAAGGGGGTCTTTGAGCTGTACTGTCAGTTTGACAAGGATTACCCAGTGAAACCTCCTACAATCCGCTTCTCCACGCATGTATCCTTATTTGATTACAATGCATCATCCATACATTTGTATAATCGTTGTGAAAGACCcagtaaacaaaacaaataaacaaaacttTTCCAGTGCCATAATCTTAACATGAGTAAAGGTGTACCACTGCAACATCAACAATTCTGGACGGATATGTCACCACATATTTTACCGCAGCTACAATGCCCATGTCACCATGAGGGAGATCCTGGAAGCCATCTATGGACTGCTCATCGCCCCTGAAGCTGAAGACCCATTAGACAGGTGGGATCTTCTAGCGTTGGTAAAACTAAATTTAGTTGATGTTTACATATATTCTTTGCTTTCTTCAAGTTGGCGTTGGATGAAAAATTTGTATTTTACTGTTTTCTATATGATGCTGACCATGCTGAATGGTTTCCATCAAGTTGACATGAGGGGCAGACCAAATTCTGTAGAATTAGTCATTATATGggcatgtttatttttattttattttttttcacaaaactaTTTTACGAATACTTAATTTGCCTGCGAATGCTTTTATGTAATGTGATACCATTTTATACAAATGTTCTCCTTTGTAAGCATTTTGGCTGAGGAATTCCTATCCAGCAAGGACAAGTATGAACAAGAAGCCAAGGAACACACCGCGAAAACCGCAGCCAAGTCCTTCAATGACAAGGAGCGGGTGAGATCCCCACATATATTTAGGATTCTATGAACTAAAGGATATATTAAGAAATTGTGTCCAACATCTTGTGCCAACATGAAGTGGACATTTGTTTATATGTTTTTGTGAgttcttgtttttttatgtcAAGATAATTTCCTCATTATATCTGTACGTTTGGAGTTATTACTGAATGAGCCTCACAAGTAAAGGCCACATTTTCTGAGCCACAGGCCTTACaccttatgaataaaacattaaacTGCTTTATTACTTCTCCCTATAAGGAATTGGTCGGTCGGGGTTCTGTTCCGAAGAACACACCCCAACATCTGAAATGTCCACTCAGCAAGAGGATATTTGTTGAGCCTGTTAGAACAAAGTATGGGACAGTATACGAGCGTAAGGCCATCGAGGAACACCTTAAAACGTACGGTCTACATTTTCCTCTCGAGTATTTTAATGTGATGTGCGATGATATTATTTTCCTGATGTTCATCCCTGGATGAATTTGATTGATCAGTTCAATAATCCTTAGTTTTCGCCACCAGTCTGTAGCCTTTCTTtcatgtttgatttgatttgtagaCTAGCATTCCTGTATTCTGTCAAATAAAAATGTTGTCTCTTTTAGAAAACCATTTGATCCACAAATGGGGAAAAAACGTCCACTCCAGACTAGTG is a window of Gadus macrocephalus chromosome 8, ASM3116895v1 DNA encoding:
- the ccdc24 gene encoding coiled-coil domain-containing protein 24 isoform X1 is translated as MEVQRGSPRQSLWRLVEAQVPRSELPEVRAALGQSLVDMYTEVHSELDMWLGIWREIKQGGNCGSRPETPRSPLADPPVGKELLRGEVRMLLQSIRERACREGRDGEEVWSRYDPDTVNYALGRSTDSSRSVPGSSTPPPQGSSVGDELEAVRDQLNVVHIDRVVEHLRCVLTQDCEALKRQLLWVQEDIEQQYRSQCQIKDREPTFTELREQRRVIQMDLDLPSPLLPRPLSSSSFSSSSSSSSSVSAPPPNSQRFTNPSRSSAGLGTPHPRAGPPDLRPRPPDQRLRPLSSLSLVKPSPPPRAPPTRPRSATSLWPPRGSSSTRTGDLQPGGLLPHPSEAALRPAATSTQRGARRQISPRSLSVDQRHNAKGGENNVSPVSDVTHGDQRERNTDLNPLSMTDGEGEDGTRRDITNGGLCYTMNHYLKSVTEDSHTPKDDDDRRSMVGSVACPIRANRGQTSSAVFLTKPFQPLPPTVPKLTTGERHLVRRISLKHEKVLYIQ
- the LOC132463003 gene encoding ubiquitin-conjugating enzyme E2 E2-like — encoded protein: MDTSSSMVEECYGELKMKKMDAVKELFDSFATRTMAYDFHHMIGLASFSSKSVLSSIFAHHGYDDLPETTLPSYFNDKVTVTENALKKKIQESKKSKLMEKDKRILEELRRLHCEPHPYFTIFPSESDFTFWKILMQGPPDTPYEKGVFELYCQFDKDYPVKPPTIRFSTHVYHCNINNSGRICHHIFYRSYNAHVTMREILEAIYGLLIAPEAEDPLDSILAEEFLSSKDKYEQEAKEHTAKTAAKSFNDKERELVGRGSVPKNTPQHLKCPLSKRIFVEPVRTKYGTVYERKAIEEHLKTKPFDPQMGKKRPLQTSDLQQDRDMKKMVREHKVRQIQPAGP